One genomic segment of Ignavibacteriota bacterium includes these proteins:
- the aspA gene encoding aspartate ammonia-lyase: MSVAEIKEFVKKVELFNGFSDSELNLVAEKMKLVDYEKDAILFSENNPHEVLFIIYEGEVELFKRTPFGQEKRLAFFSKYDFLGEGSLIDDSPHSTSARTLLNTKIIIIDKAELTNLSNKHGEIAVKLYSTISRVISRRMKRTNINAVNIGDQYESGRTRKEHDLLGERNVPQERYYGVQTLRALENFNISGQSINTFPNLVSALGIVKMAAAKANYDLGLLSKPVADAIIEACNEIINGKLHTNFVVDMIQGGAGTSTNMNANEVIANRALELLDREKGDYKYCHPNNHVNLSQSTNDAYPTAVKIAIIKSNESLIFVLKELIESFREKGKEFSNIIKMGRTQLQDAVPMTLGQEFEAYAVTLGEEIQRLEQNANLFLEVNMGATAIGTGINAPIGYREKCIEHLRKITNLEIVSATNLVEATQDTGAFVIYSSAIKRLAVKLSKISNDLRLLSSGPRTGINEINLPPMQPGSSIMPGKVNPVIPEVVNQIAFKVIGNDLTVTLGAEAGQLELNVMEPIITQSIFESISMLMNGMTTLKYKCIDGITANADHCLNLVKNSIGLITALNPVLGYETSTQLAKEALQNNRGIYELVLEKGLLSEEELDKLLAPENMVGKV, from the coding sequence ATGAGTGTTGCAGAAATTAAGGAATTTGTTAAAAAGGTTGAATTATTTAATGGTTTTTCTGATTCTGAACTGAATTTGGTTGCAGAAAAAATGAAACTGGTAGATTATGAAAAAGATGCAATTTTATTTAGTGAAAACAATCCGCATGAAGTTTTATTTATAATTTATGAAGGTGAAGTTGAGTTATTTAAAAGAACTCCGTTTGGACAAGAAAAAAGATTAGCATTTTTTTCAAAGTATGATTTTCTCGGCGAAGGCTCTCTGATTGATGATTCTCCTCATTCAACATCCGCAAGAACATTATTAAATACAAAAATTATAATTATTGATAAAGCTGAATTAACAAACTTATCAAACAAACATGGAGAAATTGCCGTAAAACTTTATTCAACTATTTCTCGCGTAATTTCCCGAAGAATGAAAAGGACAAACATTAATGCAGTAAATATTGGCGATCAGTATGAATCCGGAAGAACAAGAAAAGAGCATGATCTTTTGGGAGAAAGAAATGTTCCGCAAGAAAGATATTATGGAGTTCAAACTTTACGAGCTTTGGAAAATTTTAATATAAGCGGACAAAGTATAAATACATTTCCAAATTTAGTTTCTGCATTGGGAATTGTAAAAATGGCTGCAGCAAAAGCTAATTATGATTTGGGACTTTTATCAAAACCGGTTGCCGATGCAATAATTGAAGCTTGCAATGAAATCATTAATGGAAAACTTCACACAAATTTTGTTGTTGATATGATTCAAGGCGGTGCGGGAACTTCCACAAATATGAATGCAAATGAAGTTATTGCAAACAGAGCTTTGGAATTATTAGATAGAGAAAAAGGAGACTATAAATACTGTCATCCGAATAATCATGTAAATCTTTCACAATCTACAAATGATGCATATCCAACAGCAGTGAAAATTGCAATTATAAAATCGAACGAAAGTTTAATATTTGTATTAAAGGAGTTGATTGAATCTTTCAGAGAAAAAGGAAAAGAATTTTCTAATATAATTAAGATGGGAAGAACGCAATTACAAGATGCGGTTCCTATGACTTTAGGACAAGAATTTGAAGCTTATGCAGTAACACTTGGAGAAGAAATTCAAAGATTAGAGCAAAATGCAAATTTATTTTTAGAAGTAAATATGGGTGCAACCGCAATAGGAACGGGAATAAACGCTCCAATTGGATATAGAGAAAAATGCATTGAGCACTTAAGAAAAATTACAAATTTAGAAATTGTTAGTGCAACAAATTTAGTTGAAGCTACTCAAGATACCGGAGCTTTTGTAATTTATTCATCTGCAATAAAAAGATTAGCTGTAAAACTTTCTAAAATTTCTAATGATTTGAGATTATTATCTTCCGGACCGCGAACTGGAATTAACGAAATTAATTTACCTCCCATGCAGCCGGGCTCCTCAATTATGCCGGGAAAAGTAAATCCCGTAATTCCCGAAGTTGTAAATCAAATTGCATTTAAAGTTATTGGAAATGATTTAACCGTTACACTTGGAGCAGAAGCCGGTCAACTTGAATTAAACGTAATGGAACCAATAATTACGCAAAGTATTTTCGAATCAATTTCCATGTTGATGAATGGAATGACAACTTTGAAATATAAATGTATTGATGGAATTACTGCAAACGCCGATCATTGTTTAAATTTAGTAAAAAATAGCATCGGATTAATTACAGCGCTTAATCCAGTTTTGGGTTATGAGACAAGCACACAACTTGCAAAAGAAGCATTGCAGAATAATAGAGGAATTTACGAATTGGTTTTAGAGAAAGGATTATTATCTGAAGAAGAATTAGATAAATTACTCGCACCGGAAAATATGGTTGGGAAAGTTTAA